GCGGTAAACTGCTCTACCTCCTGAAACTTTGTATGTTTTCCCCAGAACACACTGATGAAAACCAAAAGCAGTTTCAGTCTGGAAATCCGGTGCACGACCGTAATGTCGAGAATACCGTCATCCGGGAGAGCAGCGGGAGCAATCTTCATGCCCCCTCCGTAGTATGGCTGGTTCGAAACAGTGACAAACCAGGCCTTGCTATATTTATACATTTTGCCATCAACCGTCACTTCGATTGGAAATGTCCTGAATGTGAGCAGTTTTTTGACGAGAATATAAACATAGACCAGCCTTCCCAGCGAGACACGGTTCAGAAGCGCTTTCATCCGGGACTCATTAGAATCCTTTGCGACCGCAGCATCAAAGCCTACTCCCATATTATTCATAAAATAGGTTTCCTGTAATTCGTCGTGAAGAATTTTTCCAATATCGATTTCTTCCGGAATGCCATTCCGTTTATCAATGATCAAACGTAATGCATCAGCTGACTTTTTAGGAATGAAGAAGCCTCTTGAAAAATCGTTTCCTGAACCGCCTGGAATGAAGCTAATCGTAATGTTTGGATAGGACGCTGTGCCATTCACCACTTCATGCAGCGTGCCGTCCCCTCCGACTGCCGCAATGACTGCCGGGTTACCTGCAGCCTTCCGGGCCAGTGACTCTGCCAGCTCTTGGGCATGTCCTGGGTATTCAGTAAAAAAAGCAAGATACGCAATGTCCAGGTTTTCCAGCTCTATCTCTATGTTTCTCCAAATCTCCCGGCAACTCCCATTTTTCGCATTGGGATTGACGATAAAATAGATCGTCTCCATGTGATCAACCTTTATCTATTTAATAGGTTCTTTATTCTTGGCCCTTCGGATTGTTTCCCCACTCAAGCCTTCTGACAGATGTTGTCTGGCCGTACTGCAGGAGAACCTGCGCTGCTTTTAATTGCATATGCTTCAATGGAGATTTCATGCCTCTCAGGGTCATGAACCATTCCTCAAAAGTTCGTTTTTCAATGAATTGTACACCATATGGCGGAAGGGGATAGTCAATGAATCCATTCCTGCTGATCAATAGTTTTTGGACTGGAAGATCCACTCCGTACATGTCAAAAAGGGTCTTGACGATTTTTTCCGTCCGATTGAGCGCGATCAGCGGATTGAGGATTTTCTTTTCCTTATTTCTCGTTTTCTTGATCCAAAATCGATCCTTTGAGCCGACAAAAGCAGCATCCTCTTCAGCTTCAATGAATGAAATGCACATCGCTGCCGCTGGAGTGATGATGATTAACTCCGCCTCGACAGGCGCTTTTTTTAGTAAAAATATAGGTTTATATAAAATAAGGAAGGTGTCGGGAAAGCGCTGCAGCAGGAATTTCAGTGTAGGATC
This portion of the Mesobacillus sp. S13 genome encodes:
- a CDS encoding diacylglycerol/lipid kinase family protein produces the protein METIYFIVNPNAKNGSCREIWRNIEIELENLDIAYLAFFTEYPGHAQELAESLARKAAGNPAVIAAVGGDGTLHEVVNGTASYPNITISFIPGGSGNDFSRGFFIPKKSADALRLIIDKRNGIPEEIDIGKILHDELQETYFMNNMGVGFDAAVAKDSNESRMKALLNRVSLGRLVYVYILVKKLLTFRTFPIEVTVDGKMYKYSKAWFVTVSNQPYYGGGMKIAPAALPDDGILDITVVHRISRLKLLLVFISVFWGKHTKFQEVEQFTAKSITIESTSKVLAHADGEAIGHTPLKVQACPKALNIISGKSNPGHTEELKMNDCHRKGI
- a CDS encoding NERD domain-containing protein, translating into MAQLIKLQDYVSRYAQDIYLYPSRYVRLKKKQWEGIKAKWENGPEEPIGNLSDSQQKEQSNTNILHKLKSMVRQQEPVREDAPQELEDQDDMMDDGSLDSISNLKSIEELKQHFLDGLLPFQLKWASSTLMERSFIAKEFVNDPTLKFLLQRFPDTFLILYKPIFLLKKAPVEAELIIITPAAAMCISFIEAEEDAAFVGSKDRFWIKKTRNKEKKILNPLIALNRTEKIVKTLFDMYGVDLPVQKLLISRNGFIDYPLPPYGVQFIEKRTFEEWFMTLRGMKSPLKHMQLKAAQVLLQYGQTTSVRRLEWGNNPKGQE